Proteins from one Halopseudomonas pelagia genomic window:
- a CDS encoding EAL domain-containing protein — MFNGQPLPFFQPLIDTATGRIAGYEALARLRDEQGQIVSAGPLFTDPGVDPDDLLELDRTIRRMALEAFRDNPDGFISINISPLWVSRLEPGKPLPSLQLLEEIGLPPEQVVFEITELQGDLQELTDAVRRYREAGIRIAIDDFGAGYSMLDRVLALEPDILKLDIQLFRQAASGNGNSGDFVKALALMAEKSGCWIIAEGVETEQELHFALECGARYVQGYLFARPAENFLPPDAVQAEFSRMRDDYAAGKLAERAKLMELRNSLSVLFGDLRQWLAKGGKPTDLPSPKAYPWLLRCFLCDAHGTQISPNYEWTNNSWQADPRYLDHNWSWRPYFYQILAEAGQDSRVILSNRYRDATTNQYCITSGLFIDNSRHLLLVDIDTALI; from the coding sequence GTGTTCAATGGTCAACCACTGCCGTTTTTTCAACCGCTGATCGATACCGCCACCGGTCGCATTGCTGGCTACGAAGCCCTTGCCAGGCTTCGCGACGAACAGGGCCAGATTGTCAGCGCCGGCCCGCTGTTCACCGACCCCGGTGTAGACCCTGACGATCTGCTGGAACTCGACAGAACGATCCGGCGCATGGCTCTGGAAGCCTTCAGGGACAACCCCGATGGCTTTATCAGCATCAATATCTCGCCGCTATGGGTCAGCCGGCTTGAACCGGGCAAGCCCTTGCCCAGCCTGCAACTCCTGGAAGAAATAGGCCTGCCGCCGGAACAGGTGGTCTTTGAAATCACTGAGCTGCAAGGGGACCTTCAGGAGCTCACGGACGCCGTACGTCGCTATCGAGAAGCAGGCATCCGCATTGCGATAGACGACTTTGGCGCTGGTTATTCCATGCTGGATCGCGTGTTGGCCCTGGAGCCGGATATTCTCAAACTGGATATACAGCTATTCCGTCAGGCCGCCAGCGGCAACGGCAATAGCGGCGATTTCGTCAAGGCTCTGGCTTTGATGGCGGAAAAGAGTGGCTGCTGGATTATTGCTGAAGGGGTGGAAACCGAACAGGAGCTGCACTTTGCTCTGGAATGTGGCGCGCGTTATGTGCAGGGCTACCTGTTTGCTCGCCCCGCGGAGAACTTTCTCCCGCCCGATGCGGTACAAGCAGAATTCTCACGCATGCGTGATGACTACGCGGCAGGCAAGCTGGCAGAGCGCGCGAAACTGATGGAACTGCGCAACTCGCTCTCGGTACTCTTCGGTGATTTAAGACAATGGCTGGCCAAGGGCGGCAAACCGACCGACCTGCCCTCGCCCAAAGCCTACCCCTGGCTACTCCGCTGTTTTCTCTGCGATGCCCATGGCACGCAGATTTCGCCCAACTATGAGTGGACCAATAATAGCTGGCAGGCTGACCCCCGCTACCTGGATCACAACTGGTCCTGGCGCCCCTACTTCTATCAGATCCTCGCCGAAGCCGGGCAAGACAGCCGGGTGATCCTGTCCAACCGCTATAGGGACGCCACAACCAACCAGTACTGCATCACCTCAGGGCTGTTCATCGACAACAGTCGACATCTGCTGCTGGTCGACATCGATACAGCATTGATCTGA